From one Henriciella marina DSM 19595 genomic stretch:
- a CDS encoding UrcA family protein, translating into MKKRISSLLFAMSLFGGVAHAETDYSKVQATFTFDQEALQTEAGAAEVLANLEVQAERACRKVSLVTIGLTVDEVCAEDLMYQAVNSIGHRNLASQYAASTYYTPAPSARIQLAAR; encoded by the coding sequence ATGAAAAAGCGTATTTCCTCCCTCCTCTTCGCGATGTCACTCTTTGGCGGCGTCGCACACGCAGAAACCGATTACTCCAAAGTGCAGGCGACCTTCACTTTCGACCAGGAAGCACTCCAGACTGAAGCCGGCGCAGCAGAGGTCCTCGCAAACCTCGAAGTGCAAGCCGAGCGTGCCTGTCGCAAGGTTTCGCTGGTAACCATCGGCCTGACGGTCGATGAAGTCTGCGCAGAAGACCTGATGTATCAGGCTGTGAACAGCATCGGCCACCGCAATCTGGCCTCCCAGTATGCTGCCTCGACCTATTACACGCCGGCTCCATCGGCCCGCATCCAGCTGGCAGCACGCTAA
- a CDS encoding M23 family metallopeptidase, protein MNLSRSTITLSMLGIAAVGTSLGVFHSLGQSRTAQAQPAATVQLASPLAATLLSAEGFDVEDQVITRDATLQPRETLIELVTDLGVGGTDASRSLQAIYDAELVDPRRVRPGLNVTAQFRGDTPATAELVSLSLSRDSGEQILSKRMSDGAFMPMVLQAHTQPVERRVAGEIDGSIYQTALAQGAHDQQVVDFAKIFGYDLDFQRDIHPGDSFEIVYEEMVDERGNRVSSGNVIYAAINGRRLEKSYYRFAPEDDGAVDYFNYDGESATKFLMKTPINGARLSSNFGYRRHPISGYNKLHKGTDFAAPSGTPIYAAGHGTIERANRYGGYGNYVRIKHANGYQTAYAHMSRFASGMRSGARVQQGDVIGYVGSTGASTGPHLHYEVLRNGSHINGMTLDLPTGRKLSETPTIFAEFVARRDEIDAIRETAPAPNSGGMMMASAEAAPAP, encoded by the coding sequence ATGAATCTTTCGCGTAGTACAATCACACTCTCCATGCTGGGCATTGCCGCAGTCGGCACGTCGCTCGGTGTATTCCATTCCCTCGGTCAGTCTCGAACGGCCCAGGCTCAACCCGCTGCAACCGTGCAGCTCGCTTCGCCGCTTGCTGCAACGCTTCTCAGTGCAGAAGGGTTCGATGTGGAGGATCAGGTGATTACGCGGGATGCGACGCTGCAGCCGCGCGAAACACTTATCGAGCTTGTCACGGACCTTGGTGTTGGTGGAACGGACGCCTCTCGCTCGCTCCAGGCGATCTATGACGCCGAGCTTGTCGATCCCCGCCGTGTCCGCCCGGGTCTCAATGTCACCGCGCAGTTCCGCGGCGACACACCAGCCACTGCTGAGCTTGTCTCCCTCTCGCTCAGCCGTGATAGCGGTGAACAGATCCTGTCCAAGCGGATGAGCGACGGCGCCTTCATGCCGATGGTCCTTCAGGCGCACACCCAGCCGGTCGAGCGCCGCGTTGCAGGCGAGATCGATGGTAGCATCTATCAGACGGCTCTCGCACAAGGCGCCCATGACCAGCAGGTCGTCGATTTTGCCAAGATCTTCGGCTATGACCTTGACTTCCAACGCGACATCCACCCGGGCGACAGCTTCGAGATCGTCTATGAAGAGATGGTCGATGAGCGTGGGAACCGCGTCAGCTCGGGCAACGTAATCTACGCGGCGATCAATGGCCGCCGCCTTGAAAAATCCTACTACCGCTTCGCGCCAGAGGATGACGGCGCTGTCGACTACTTCAACTATGACGGTGAGAGCGCGACGAAGTTCCTAATGAAGACGCCGATCAATGGTGCGCGTCTGTCATCGAACTTCGGTTATCGCCGTCACCCGATTTCCGGCTACAACAAGCTTCACAAGGGCACTGACTTTGCCGCGCCGAGCGGAACGCCGATCTATGCGGCGGGTCATGGTACGATTGAGCGCGCCAACCGCTATGGCGGCTATGGCAACTATGTCCGTATCAAGCACGCCAATGGCTACCAGACGGCTTATGCCCACATGTCCCGCTTTGCGAGCGGCATGAGATCTGGTGCCCGCGTCCAGCAGGGCGACGTCATTGGCTATGTCGGCTCGACCGGCGCCTCGACCGGCCCGCACCTTCATTATGAAGTCCTGCGCAATGGCAGCCACATCAACGGCATGACGCTTGACCTGCCGACCGGACGCAAGCTCTCCGAAACGCCAACCATATTCGCAGAATTCGTGGCGCGCCGCGATGAGATTGACGCCATCCGTGAGACGGCCCCTGCACCAAATAGCGGCGGCATGATGATGGCGAGTGCTGAGGCTGCGCCAGCGCCGTAA